One Micromonospora craniellae genomic region harbors:
- a CDS encoding multidrug effflux MFS transporter encodes MSPRQRLRLILVLGSLIAVGPLTIDMYLPALPAIGDDFATSSAAVQLTLTGTLVGLALGQLLIGPLSDAVGRRKPLIAGTALHVVASVLCALAPSIAVLGALRVVQGLGAAAAAVIAMAVVRDLFSGTAFAQVLSRLLLVMGAAPVLAPTLGSELLRWTQWRGVFAALAVFGVLLMLVAVFGLRETLPPARRQRGGVVSTARLYRSLLRDRPFVGLVLVAGLAMASIFAYVSGSSFVLQEQHDLDEQQFGFAFGAGAIGLIAATQANVRLLRRYSPQRILASALLVGTVAGLVLLGIAATGLGGLPALLAALWVVLAAAGLALPNAPAVALTRHGEAAGTASALLGSVQFGIGAVAAPMVGVLGNGAVAMALVVAGGMASALVVLHLVVRPAQLDAPEPDAEPLAVAVH; translated from the coding sequence ATGAGCCCCCGGCAACGCCTCCGGCTCATCCTCGTCCTCGGCTCACTGATCGCGGTGGGGCCGCTGACCATCGACATGTACCTGCCGGCGCTGCCGGCGATCGGCGACGACTTCGCCACCAGCTCGGCGGCGGTCCAGTTGACCCTCACCGGCACGCTGGTCGGCCTCGCGCTGGGCCAGTTGCTGATCGGTCCGCTCTCCGACGCCGTCGGTCGGCGCAAGCCGCTGATCGCTGGCACCGCGCTGCACGTGGTCGCCTCCGTGCTGTGCGCGCTCGCGCCGAGCATCGCCGTGCTCGGCGCGCTTCGGGTCGTCCAGGGCCTCGGCGCCGCGGCCGCCGCCGTGATCGCCATGGCCGTGGTCCGTGACCTGTTCAGCGGTACGGCCTTCGCGCAGGTGCTGTCCCGCCTGCTGCTGGTGATGGGTGCCGCCCCGGTCCTCGCGCCGACCCTCGGCAGCGAACTGCTGCGCTGGACCCAGTGGCGGGGGGTGTTCGCGGCGCTGGCGGTCTTCGGCGTCCTGCTGATGCTGGTCGCCGTGTTCGGTCTGCGGGAGACGTTGCCGCCGGCCCGCCGCCAGCGCGGTGGCGTGGTGTCCACCGCCCGCCTCTACCGCTCGCTGCTGCGCGACCGGCCCTTCGTCGGGCTGGTGCTCGTGGCCGGGCTGGCGATGGCGTCGATCTTCGCCTACGTCAGCGGCTCCTCGTTCGTCCTGCAGGAGCAGCACGACCTCGACGAGCAGCAGTTCGGGTTCGCCTTCGGCGCGGGCGCTATCGGTCTGATCGCGGCCACCCAGGCCAACGTACGCCTGCTGCGCCGCTACTCGCCGCAACGGATCCTGGCCAGCGCCCTGCTGGTCGGCACCGTCGCCGGTCTGGTGCTGCTCGGTATCGCCGCGACCGGGCTCGGTGGCCTGCCGGCGCTGCTCGCGGCGCTGTGGGTGGTGCTCGCGGCCGCCGGTCTGGCGCTGCCGAACGCCCCGGCGGTGGCGCTGACCCGGCACGGCGAGGCCGCCGGCACCGCCTCCGCGCTGCTCGGCTCGGTGCAGTTCGGCATCGGCGCGGTGGCCGCGCCGATGGTCGGGGTCCTCGGCAACGGTGCGGTGGCGATGGCCCTGGTGGTGGCCGGTGGCATGGCGTCGGCGCTGGTCGTGCTGCACCTCGTGGTGCGGCCGGCCCAGCTCGACGCTCCGGAGCCCGACGCGGAGCCGCTGGCCGTCGCGGTCCACTGA